A region of Rhodohalobacter barkolensis DNA encodes the following proteins:
- a CDS encoding sodium:solute symporter family protein: MPFNWLDLTVIAGYIAIMVIVGYYAQKRGQETLEDYFTGSKNLPWWLIGISMVATTFAADTPLAVTGIVASEGIAGNWIWWNFMFSGLITVFLYAKLWKRADVITDVEFISIRYSGKPARILRGFRSLYLAFPINCIILGWVTVGMAKIITVLFGVQNLVIEVGSLNLAGEWIIILIMYLMIGIYIAFSGLWGVIVTDFIQFIIAMGGSILLAWFAVDHIGGLGNLQAELTDMFGTGHHMLSINPLTSPDIAIATALVWVGMMWWASWYPGSEPGGGGYIAQRMFSAKDEKNAVGGTLLFNVAHFALRPWPWILVALVALVVYPNLDDPETGYPLLMLDLLPPGLLGLLAVAFLAAFISTVSTHLNWGASYVVNDFYKPFLKPESEFESKEKAQLHYVKVSRWTTLLMMVAAALVSLMFDTVRGGWEAILSIGAGTGLVYMLRWFWWRINAWSEIAAMAAAATGFALTKILGYDDFAQQMIFTTIFATIIWIAVTFLTKPADEETLQSFFDRVKPGGPGWSRFQTVGQQTYSLLPGLSYAAISAASIIAILFGMGEIFFGSGWMGTGAFLLGMGGLWYVVRKI; this comes from the coding sequence ATGCCCTTCAACTGGCTCGATCTTACCGTTATTGCCGGATACATCGCCATTATGGTGATTGTCGGCTACTACGCCCAGAAACGCGGACAGGAAACTCTTGAGGACTATTTTACAGGAAGCAAGAATCTGCCGTGGTGGCTGATCGGAATCTCCATGGTGGCCACCACCTTTGCCGCCGACACGCCGCTGGCCGTTACCGGAATTGTGGCCAGTGAGGGAATTGCCGGAAACTGGATCTGGTGGAACTTCATGTTCTCCGGACTCATCACCGTCTTTCTCTACGCCAAGCTCTGGAAACGGGCCGACGTAATTACCGACGTGGAGTTTATCAGCATTCGATATTCCGGCAAACCGGCCAGAATCCTTCGCGGCTTCCGTTCGCTCTACCTCGCCTTCCCCATCAACTGCATCATCCTCGGCTGGGTTACCGTGGGGATGGCCAAAATTATCACCGTACTGTTTGGTGTACAAAATCTTGTGATTGAAGTTGGCTCTTTAAATCTGGCCGGCGAATGGATTATCATCCTCATCATGTACCTGATGATCGGGATCTACATTGCATTCTCCGGACTCTGGGGTGTGATCGTTACCGACTTTATTCAGTTTATCATCGCTATGGGCGGATCGATCCTGCTGGCGTGGTTCGCCGTGGATCACATTGGCGGACTCGGTAACCTGCAGGCGGAGTTGACCGACATGTTTGGCACGGGTCATCACATGCTCTCCATCAATCCGCTGACTAGCCCTGACATTGCCATTGCTACCGCTTTGGTCTGGGTCGGGATGATGTGGTGGGCATCCTGGTATCCGGGTTCTGAACCGGGTGGAGGGGGCTATATCGCCCAGCGGATGTTTTCAGCCAAGGATGAGAAGAACGCAGTGGGCGGAACACTGCTGTTCAATGTAGCGCACTTTGCCCTGCGTCCCTGGCCGTGGATTTTGGTGGCGCTGGTAGCACTGGTGGTCTACCCAAATCTTGACGATCCCGAAACTGGCTATCCGCTGCTGATGCTGGATCTGCTTCCGCCCGGACTTCTCGGACTGCTCGCCGTGGCTTTTCTGGCTGCTTTTATCTCTACGGTTTCCACTCACCTCAACTGGGGAGCTTCGTATGTGGTGAATGACTTCTACAAACCTTTTTTGAAACCGGAGTCTGAATTTGAATCGAAAGAGAAGGCACAGCTCCATTACGTGAAAGTATCCCGCTGGACCACACTGCTGATGATGGTAGCCGCAGCTCTTGTTTCCCTCATGTTCGATACGGTTCGAGGCGGATGGGAGGCTATTCTCTCGATCGGCGCCGGAACCGGTTTGGTTTACATGCTTCGATGGTTCTGGTGGCGTATCAACGCGTGGAGTGAAATTGCCGCAATGGCAGCCGCTGCAACCGGTTTTGCTTTGACAAAAATCCTGGGCTACGACGATTTTGCACAGCAGATGATCTTCACCACCATCTTCGCCACGATTATCTGGATAGCCGTTACATTCCTGACCAAACCGGCCGATGAGGAAACACTACAATCCTTCTTTGATCGAGTAAAACCGGGCGGTCCGGGCTGGAGCCGATTTCAAACTGTCGGTCAACAGACCTATTCATTGCTTCCCGGATTGAGCTATGCCGCCATCAGTGCAGCGTCCATCATCGCCATACTGTTTGGCATGGGCGAGATCTTCTTTGGTTCCGGCTGGATGGGAACCGGAGCGTTTTTGTTGGGAATGGGCGGGTTGTGGTATGTAGTGAGAAAGATTTGA
- a CDS encoding serine hydrolase domain-containing protein → MRFNLKQLFIIPILLIAGQAANAQPYNELNGVLESAFEIGSVESVMIEKDGEVIAQQFTGRMNANRPTNIKSASKSILSLLVGIAIREGYLEGVDQPIGEFFEDYFEENPDPEKEAITIGDLITMRGGLESTSIRNYGRWVVSSNWMDFVLNQELIAEPGGRMIYSTGSTHLLSVILTRATGMSTREFGNRYLFGPMDINLGGWDRDPQGYYFGGNNMAMSPADMLKIGRMMMNMGEWQGEQIVPQEWILDSVKTYTRSNFNPYDMGYLWWQRPVNGYDAIFAWGHGGQYIMMIPELDVVIAVTSNLARVQGRGHQRAFFRYLEDDLVPVLSEL, encoded by the coding sequence ATGAGATTCAACTTAAAGCAATTATTCATTATCCCAATCTTGCTGATTGCAGGTCAGGCTGCAAATGCCCAACCATATAATGAACTGAATGGTGTTTTAGAATCGGCGTTTGAGATTGGCTCAGTTGAAAGCGTGATGATCGAAAAGGATGGAGAGGTGATCGCACAGCAGTTCACGGGGAGGATGAATGCAAATCGACCAACGAATATCAAATCGGCTTCAAAAAGTATACTCTCACTACTTGTCGGGATTGCCATACGGGAAGGATACCTGGAAGGTGTGGATCAGCCGATCGGAGAATTTTTTGAAGACTATTTTGAAGAAAACCCCGATCCTGAAAAAGAGGCAATTACGATCGGTGATTTAATCACGATGCGGGGCGGATTGGAATCAACCAGTATCCGGAACTATGGCCGATGGGTGGTAAGCAGCAACTGGATGGATTTTGTACTGAACCAGGAATTGATTGCGGAGCCGGGCGGTCGAATGATCTACAGTACCGGGTCAACGCATTTGCTATCAGTGATTTTAACACGAGCAACGGGGATGAGTACCCGCGAATTTGGTAATCGATACCTGTTTGGCCCGATGGATATTAACCTGGGTGGATGGGATCGCGATCCGCAGGGATACTATTTTGGCGGAAACAACATGGCGATGAGTCCGGCCGATATGCTGAAGATTGGTCGAATGATGATGAATATGGGAGAGTGGCAGGGTGAGCAGATTGTACCTCAAGAATGGATACTGGATTCGGTAAAAACGTACACACGCAGCAATTTCAATCCTTATGACATGGGCTATCTCTGGTGGCAAAGGCCGGTTAACGGTTACGATGCAATCTTTGCCTGGGGACACGGCGGACAGTATATCATGATGATCCCCGAACTGGACGTAGTGATAGCAGTTACATCAAACCTGGCACGAGTACAGGGAAGAGGACATCAACGGGCGTTTTTCAGATATCTGGAAGATGATTTGGTGCCGGTGTTGAGTGAGTTGTGA
- a CDS encoding PQQ-dependent sugar dehydrogenase, giving the protein MNEYQNSIALSFTIIFILIFSGCAMPKDPVPLSGDAPEAEGWTSETVISGLNQPWSIAWLPDSTFLITERSGQLLYFEDYQSEPVQISGLPDFYVDGQGGLMDISIHPVYLENRRVFLTYASGDEDSNRTTVARAVLNVEEQQLGNVEEIFRVTPDKDSNQHFGSRMIWTSNSTFALSVGDGGNRPVKTGDVLSREHAQMIDSHLGKILHLTQNGEPAENNPFLDEPDALPEIWSYGHRNIQGLAYDEDSGNLWANEHGSRGGDELNLIKPGENYGWPEVTYSREYWYTKISDETSKPGMVDPKVVWTPAQSPSGLLLYTGDKFPEWQGDLFSGGLQGEQVRRIILDGESVMGEEKIPIGRRIRDVKQGPDGYIYVLTGHDDGELIRILPE; this is encoded by the coding sequence ATGAACGAATATCAAAACTCAATCGCATTATCGTTTACAATCATTTTCATCCTGATTTTCAGCGGATGTGCCATGCCCAAGGATCCGGTCCCACTGAGCGGTGACGCTCCGGAAGCTGAAGGGTGGACCTCAGAAACCGTTATTAGTGGTCTGAATCAGCCCTGGTCCATCGCCTGGCTGCCCGATTCCACATTTTTAATTACAGAGCGCTCCGGGCAGCTGCTCTATTTTGAGGATTACCAATCTGAGCCGGTTCAGATCAGTGGTCTGCCCGATTTTTATGTTGACGGACAGGGCGGATTGATGGATATTTCCATACACCCTGTTTACCTCGAAAATCGCCGGGTGTTTCTCACATACGCCTCAGGTGATGAAGATTCCAACCGAACAACAGTCGCGCGAGCTGTCCTGAATGTTGAAGAGCAGCAACTGGGAAATGTAGAGGAGATTTTCCGGGTTACGCCCGATAAAGACAGTAACCAGCATTTTGGCTCCCGCATGATTTGGACATCAAATTCTACATTTGCTCTTTCTGTGGGTGATGGCGGAAATCGTCCGGTAAAAACAGGAGATGTATTGAGTCGTGAACACGCCCAGATGATCGATTCACACCTTGGAAAAATTCTGCATCTCACTCAGAATGGTGAACCGGCTGAGAATAATCCGTTTCTGGATGAACCGGATGCTCTTCCTGAAATCTGGTCTTATGGGCATCGCAATATTCAGGGACTCGCGTATGATGAGGATTCCGGAAATCTTTGGGCGAATGAGCATGGTTCACGCGGAGGCGATGAGCTCAACCTGATCAAACCGGGAGAAAATTACGGCTGGCCCGAGGTAACCTACAGCCGGGAGTATTGGTACACAAAGATCTCAGATGAAACCTCCAAACCCGGTATGGTTGACCCTAAGGTGGTCTGGACTCCGGCTCAGTCGCCCAGCGGACTTCTGTTATATACCGGTGATAAATTCCCTGAATGGCAGGGGGATCTGTTCAGCGGCGGACTTCAAGGCGAGCAGGTCAGACGAATCATCCTGGATGGAGAATCTGTAATGGGTGAGGAGAAGATCCCGATCGGACGCAGGATTCGGGATGTAAAACAGGGTCCGGATGGATATATCTACGTTTTAACCGGGCATGATGATGGTGAACTGATACGGATTTTGCCGGAATAG